A window of the Trichoderma asperellum chromosome 4, complete sequence genome harbors these coding sequences:
- the VEL2 gene encoding Velvet complex subunit 2 (EggNog:ENOG41), with the protein MNSAYGSSDAPRQMPIGGHGSTLAMPPIAPPSSASNSAALDHLYHHHQPQPSLRHPHSAAHSPIPNQAPPPHLHSQPHHFPYHQPPHPDREQQLPPLQAPYDTHPPAPAPAPPPHSQHVQHNALPPPRPDPSEPSHLNQQHYAGEHKDQPQRLLDHPHRPHEIFTSMPASTLIHSESQQIGTANMLIPFSKVDEATGRRYHLDVAQQPRRARMCGFGDKDRRPITPPPCVRLVVTDIATGKEIDSNDIDFSMFVLNVDLWNEDGTREVNLVRSSTSSPSISSTAPYQYMGESPQSAYGQSSLPPSRDAAYPPPQNGGYSSDYQPQPNYTQASSTYPPGGSYGPPQQYFPQHQSQPFRSDAGGPPGTQASVTSFRGYLPDQTSLTRMAVVGGQPQGMFTRNLIGSLAASAFRLADTEERIGIWFVLQDLSVRTEGPFRLRFSFVNVAARGGMSQNGSRVNTGRAPILASCFSDVFNVYSAKKFPGVCESTPLSKAFAAQGIKIPIRKDANLKGGDGEDDYGD; encoded by the exons ATGAATTCAGCCTATGGCTCTTCTGATGCGCCCCGGCAGATGCCCATCGGAGGTCATGGCTCTACGCTGGCAATGCCTCCAATCGCACCTCCAAGCTCCGCCTCCAATTCGGCGGCTCTAGATCATCTctatcatcaccaccagccGCAGCCGTCACTACGCCATCCACACAGTGCTGCCCATTCTCCGATCCCGAACcaagctcctccaccacACCTTCACTCTCAGCCTCACCATTTCCCGTATCACCAGCCGCCGCATCCAGACCGAGAACAGCAgctgcctcctcttcaagCTCCCTACGACACGCATCcgccggcgccggcgccggcgccgccTCCTCACTCGCAGCATGTCCAGCACAATGCCTTGCCACCACCGCGGCCAGACCCATCTGAGCCCAGCCATTTGAATCAGCAACATTATGCTGGCGAACACAAGGATCAACCTCAGCGTCTCCTTGATCATCCGCATAGGCCTCATGAAATATTCACAAGCATGCCTGCCAGCACCTTGATTCATTCCGAATCGCAACAAATCGGGACAGCGAACATGCTGATTCCCTTTTCAAAAGTAGACGAGGCGACAGGTCGCAGATATCA CCTTGATGTTGCCCAACAACCTCGACGAGCCCGCATGTGTGGCTTTGGAGACAAA GACCGACGACCAATAACACCACCACCCTGTGTGCGGCTTGTTGTCACCGACATAGCTACGGGGAAAGAGATAGACAGCAA TGACATTGATTTTTCTATGTTTGTACTTAATGTTGATCTCTGGAACGAAGACGGCACACGAGAAGTCAACCTTGTTCGTTCGTCCACCAGCAGTCCATCAATCTCCTCCACAGCACCATATCAATATATGGGAGAGAGCCCCCAGTCAGCCTATGGACAAAGCAGCCTTCCTCCGAGCCGGGACGCAGCCTACCCTCCGCCGCAAAATGGGGGCTACTCCTCGGAttatcagcctcagcctaACTACACACAAG CCTCTTCAACATATCCACCTGGCGGCTCATATGGCCCACCACAGCAGTATTTCCCACAGCACCAGTCCCAACCCTTTCGCTCAGACGCAGGCGGTCCTCCGGGAACGCAGGCGAGCGTTACATCTTTTAGAGGATATCTGCCAGATCAGACCTCCCTAACGAGAATGGCTGTGGTGGGTGGGCAGCCTCAGGGCATGTTCACACGAAACCTTATCGGAAGCTTAGCTGCAAGCGCTTTTCGTCTAGCTGATACAGAGGAGCGTATAGGCATTTGGTTTGTCTTGCAAGATTTGAGTGTCAGAACAGAAGGCCCATTTCG CTTAAGATTCTCCTTTGTCAATGTTGCCGCGCGCGGGGGAATGTCGCAGAATGGCTCAAGGGTAAACACTGGGAGGGCTCCGATATTGGCGTCCTGCTTTAGCGACGTATTTAATGTTTATTCTGCCAAGAAATTTCCTGGGGTTTGCGAGAGTACGCCATTGAGCAAGGCCTTTGCTGCGCAAGGTATCAAAATCCCGATACGAAAGGATGCAAATCTCAagggaggagatggagaagatgactACGGAGactag
- a CDS encoding uncharacterized protein (EggNog:ENOG41~TransMembrane:7 (o36-55i76-98o110-129i141-159o165-188i200-220o259-280i)): MKDPFFIPPIPWLSELVRPWCDRFDLPSLPDHVHEVLLSAVFYSIIFWPISPLLSRLIAPQHYLKLSRKRRLNWDAHVVSFIQSTLINVIAIWVMIVDQERKNMDSEERIWGYTGAAGMVQALAAGYFVWDLYVTSTNLDVFGLGTLAHAIAALLVYTLGFRPLVNYYGCVFILWELSTPFLNVHWFFDKVNMTGSSAQLYNGILLLFTFFSARLIYGTFQSFCVFRDMWAAVNAHPTKAFSQSLVMQYATSESTVPTWIAVSYLASNITLNTLNFYWFIMMIRAVLKRFKPNEEHTSATEVEVDLSSVASGVSMGTGLQHRKQATS, from the exons ATGAAGGACCCTTTCTTCATTCCGCCAATACCATGGCTGTCCGAGCTGGTGCGGCCCTGGTGTGACCGCTTCGACCTTCCCTCGCTACCGGACCACGTTCACGAAGTCCTCCTGTCCGCCGTCTTCTATTCAATCATCTTCTGGCCGATTTCACCACTGCTGTCGCGATTAATAGCGCCTCAGCACTACTTGAAGCTGTCTCGAAAAAGACGACTGAACTGGGATGCACATGTCGTGTCATTTATCCAGAGCACGCTGATCAACGTCATCGCCATTTGGGTTATGATAGTAGaccaagagagaaagaacatGGATTCGGAAGAGAGAATATGGGGCTACACTGGCGCTGCAGGCATGGTCCAGGCATTGGCAGCTGGTTATTTCGTATGGGATCTGTACGTGACCAGCACTAATCTGGATGTCTTTGGGCTCGGGACTTTGGCGCACGCGATCGCAGCTCTGCTGGTCTATACACTTGGTTTT CGGCCTCTTGTGAACTATTATGGATGCGTCTTCATTCTATGGGAACTATCCACGCCCTTCCTGAATGTTCACTGGTTCTTTGACAAGGTCAACATGACTGGCTCTAGCGCACAGCTTTATAACGGCATTCTCCTGCTCTTCactttcttctctgcccgACTCATCTACGGTACCTTCCAGTCCTTTTGCGTCTTCAGAGACATGTGGGCCGCCGTCAACGCCCACCCTACAAAGGCATTCTCCCAATCGCTCGTCATGCAGTATGCGACTTCAGAATCCACCGTCCCGACTTGGATTGCAGTGTCATATCTCGCATCAAATATCACCCTCAATACCCTCAACTTCTACTGGTTTATCATGATGATACGGGCAGTTCTCAAGCGATTTAAGCCAAATGAAGAGCATACTAGCGCTACAGAGGTCGAAGTCGACTTATCTTCGGTTGCTTCTGGAGTGTCTATGGGCACGGGGCTGCAACATCGGAAACAGGCGACGTCTTGA
- the HIS1 gene encoding ATP phosphoribosyltransferase (ATP-PRTase) (ATP-PRT), protein MDLVNNLEGRLLFAVPKKGRLNQAALNLLEGADIQFRRENRLDIALVKNLPIALIFLPAADIPTFVGQGRVDLGITGWDQVKEHDAAVKAAASEDPSSPVSGSEMVMELEFGACKLQVQVPKKGQYATSTDLIGRTIGTSFVSLTEEYFAQLEAQSSGAAPQKLRTKIIELSGSVEAACALGVADGIVDLVESGETMRAAGLKAIDTVVESVAVLIKSRSPSKPDLVDLIAARIRGVITAQRYVLCQYNIERSSIAAATKITPGKRAPTITSLDNGWVAMSSMVEKKKIALVMDDLKRVGAQDILVLDIHNTR, encoded by the exons ATGGATCTCGTCAACAA TCTCGAAGGACGCCTGCTCTTTGCGGTACCAAAAA AGGGCCGACTGAACCAAGCTGCGTTGAATCTCCTAGAGGGCGCCGATATCCAGTTTCGCCGCGAGAACCGCCTCGACATCGCCCTTGTCAAGAACCTCCCCATAGCCCTCATCTTCCTGCCCGCTGCGGACATCCCCACGTTTGTCGGCCAGGGCCGCGTTGACCTTGGCATTACGGGATGGGACCAGGTCAAGGAGCACGATGCTGCCgtcaaggccgccgccagcgaGGATCCTTCTTCGCCAGTCTCGGGCAGCGAGATGGTTATGGAGCTGGAGTTTGGCGCATGCAAGCTCCAAGTTCAGGTCCCCAAGAAGGGACAATACGCCACCAGCACAGACCTGATCGGCCGCACCATTGGCACGAGTTTCGTCAGCCTGACTGAAGAGTATTTTGCCCAGCTGGAGGCACAGTCCAGCGGAGCTGCGCCTCAGAAACTGCGAACCAAGATCATCGAACTGAGCGGTAGTGTTGAGGCAGCTTGTGCGCTAGGCGTCGCCGATGGCATCGTGGATCTTGTTG AATCGGGAGAGACCATGAGAGCTGCGGGACTCAAGGCCATCGACACGGTTGTCGAGTCGGTGGCTGTCCTCATCAAGTCTCGCTCACCGTCTAAGCCGGACCTGGTAGACCTCATTGCGGCACGTATCCGTGGTGTCATCACTGCCCAGCGATATGTTTTGTGCCAATACAACATTGAGCGGTCGAGCATCGCTGCGGCTACGAAGATCACGCCGGGAAAGCGTGCTCCCACAATCACATCACTAGATAATGGCTGGGTTGCTATGAGCTCAATGgtcgaaaagaagaagattgcgcTCGTCATGGATGACTTGAAGCGAGTGGGAGCTCAGGATATTCTGGTCCTGGACATCCACAACACACGATAA
- a CDS encoding uncharacterized protein (TransMembrane:25 (i330-348o368-394i478-497o503-528i537-557o681-704i745-762o782-800i812-829o835-852i859-892o912-933i945-968o1171-1193i1213-1235o1250-1270i1308-1329o1427-1449i1508-1528o1540-1560i1572-1591o1597-1614i1626-1649o1669-1686i1724-1746o)), which translates to MSSELPDDRTARPPPIDLPATSSRDYQNGLGNSQQRAGDESTTRTVGGPGLSSYWHTSYSSPHDRISFESHIDPTALQAALPPDIPPPLTQSPRFPPDSYHSFDGGLQYIEESTNPYYADSDRVPLTAGVQPISGSPPGDDHGLHGRESFQTVRDLDSNPIRDHEGKGLGNRSNLGYSPGGHQSYGLTLDPGDFRLSRSASTAGAFQRAGSIVRAMSQRVVNLSGESDVADQRSSRYRSRSRDSLSERRPNPTLSTYADEPYYSRATSSPAEKAAQNVFLTTEIPSRLPSPARTKATNPLRGNSLGIFSPESRFRLWMCDLLVNPYTEPFILILIVSQTILLAVESWPDVFSPGNARPEQWGNRPIDWTMLALFIIFTLEIIARIVVSGFILNAEEYSTIDRKRGIRAAVADRYKSIFQPQRQRSTKRIRSAQPQAPAFARSFTTLMQGQQTGPKTVEDQQRFQLARRAFLRHSFNRLDFVAVVSFWITFVLAMTGTENRHHFYLFQMLSCLRILRLLALTHGTAIILRSLKKAAPLLVRVAFLISFFWLLFAIIGIQSFKSSLSRQCVWLDPLDPGNLTASFTNSMQFCGGYLDNVTGATLPWVKFSAAGSLENLVKGTTEGKGYLCPRGSICLQQENPYNGTVNFDNIVQSLELVFVLMSANTFSDLMYYTMNSDYPQAALFFGAAIMIMMLWLTNLLIAVITSSFQVIREESKSSAFTVEAEPSAQPHTDERKRKVSPAQQLYKKTSLFWLLVVAFALLSEACRSASMSESRRRYIDAAEIVATILLDVEIVIRIVAYWSVFHRSWRNIFDLALAIIDSVILIPAIHNSRVYAWLTVFQVLRAYRLVLAIPVTRKLILLVLGSAAGIGNLMLFVFLMTFLVAILAAQLFRGQIPVYDDGNLNRISFNTVFNSFLGMYQILSSENWTAILYSVTSYTKALKTAWIGAIFLIGWFILAFFILINMFIAVIQENFDVSEDEKRLEQVKAFLQRKELGRTSNNLTLSTIFSFGKSRRRKDPLDYGPGMMEMLLKDTVVQEFLDDEVADPLRLNPDHRNRPQRSTTNLMGDGKPGFLKKIWDRFNKSGPNPFYSNLRFDGPNGTLDPRQMARQAVSATSARRKAQRDYLAQNPRYNTSLYIFPPNSRLRRLCQRLVGPARGLERFDGVEPNKIAWYSISSFIYASVFAMVVLACVTTPLYQKEYREQHPSTVTQWYIWTDLAFAVIFTLEAAVKIIADGLLWTPNAFLRSSWGIIDAVVLITLWINVVTLLIDDGGISRALGAFKALRALRLLNVSDSARDTFHSLIIVGWWKLLGAAFVSISLLIPFAIYGLNLFNGLLVSCNDSGDNISTLTQCFGEFNSTPYSNDWPMLAPRVASNPYFGFDDFGSSLFTLFQIVSQEGWVDVSFAAQAITGLGMQPQNLANQGNAMFFVVFNLLATVFILTLFISVFMRNYTEQTGVAFLTAEQRSWLELRKLLRHISPSKSSYDDSENKWKKWCHKRAIEKRGKWYQAVTVVLVLHLLLLVAEFNNEPSWWTTTREYVFLLFILIYITNITIRIVGLGWTRFRRSSWDLYSLVAVSGAFIATLALLIADTGADTYVQLHKIFLVAIVLLLIPRNDALDQLFKTAAASLPVISNLLATWFVFFLVFAIAMTQTFSLTRFGDNEGSYINFRTVPMALIFLFRMSLGEGWNQIMEDYAGIESPLCVETDDFFDSDCGSKPWARFLFIAWNIVSMYIFVNLFVSLIFESFSYVYQRSSGMAVVDRDEIRRFKEAWRSVDPAGTGYITKEAFPRLLGELSGVFQMRIYEAEDSVRQILEDVREDTRVSRHTSIVSTAALNDVDISRLNERLSQLDIKKIRKRRHRFNIFYEEVLVSADPDKGIAFTDVLMILAHYNIINDSKSLKLEEFLRRRARLQRVDEGIRRRIVQGFFDTLYYSRKFKEHMERKRASRMTTIPQLRIPDILVEDDDGLMSGDAEVKMRQLGVDTGADEQRKLSWHGNTISGTTSQSHPLGLPRSSLTANEEPRGSSTFSFELETPDIQEATAAELERPADGSNLASVQDMLDGSVWIDSIRRSTTLRATDRSSYRYDDLP; encoded by the exons ATGTCCTCCGAGTTGCCAGACGACCGCACGGCGCGCCCGCCGCCAATAGATTTACCCGCTACCAGTTCTCGAGACTACCAAAATGGGCTTGGCAACTCCCAGCAACGTGCCGGCGATGAATCTACGACTAGAACAGTTGGTGGACCGGGCCTGTCGTCCTACTGGCACACTTCGTATAGCTCTCCTCATGATCGCATTAGTTTCGAGTCTCATATAGATCCCACGGCACTGCAGGCAGCGCTTCCTCCTGATATTCCTCCGCCATTGACACAATCTCCACGCTTTCCTCCAGATTCCTATCACTCGTTCGATGGAGGGTTACAATATATTGAGGAGTCGACCAATCCCTATTATGCAGATTCTGATAGAGTTCCACTCACAGCGGGAGTTCAACCGATTTCTGGCTCTCCTCCTGGAGACGACCATGGACTCCATGGTAGGGAGAGTTTTCAAACTGTCCGCGACCTTGATAGCAATCCAATTCGAGACCATGAAGGAAAAGGTCTTGGGAACCGTTCCAATCTTGGTTACTCACCTGGCGGTCACCAAAGCTATGGCCTAACGTTAGATCCCGGCGATTTTCGCTTATCGCGATCGGCTTCTACAGCTGGAGCTTTCCAGCGCGCCGGATCAATTGTTAGGGCCATGTCACAAAGAGTTGTGAATCTAAGCGGGGAGTCGGATGTTGCTGACCAACGCTCCTCTCGCTATCGCTCCCGGTCTCGCGACTCGTTAAGTGAAAGACGGCCCAATCCAACACTGTCAACGTATGCCGATGAGCCGTACTATTCTCGAGCGACTTCATCTCCGGCAGAGAAAGCCGCTcagaatgtttttttaactacTGAGATTCCAAGTCGATTACCTTCACCAGCTCGCACAAAGGCTACTAATCCCCTCAGAGGAAACTCATTGGGAATATTTTCTCCAGAAAGTCGATTTAGATTATGGATGTGTGACTTACTTGTTAATCCCTATACTGAGCCttttatacttatacttattGTTTCCCAAACAATTCTACTTGCTGTAGAATCTTGGCCGGATGTTTTCAGCCCCGGAAATGCGCGCCCCGAGCAATGGGGTAACAGACCGATAGATTGGACAATGCTTGCGCTCTTCATTATATTCACACTCGAGATTATTGCTAGGATTGTGGTGTCTGGTTTCATATTGAATGCAGAAGAGTATAGTACCATTGATCGCAAGAGGGGCATTCGAGCAGCGGTTGCCGATCGATACAAGTCCATCTTTCAACCACAGAGGCAAAGGTCTACTAAGAGAATTCGGTCTGCCCAGCCTCAGGCCCCAGCCTTCGCCCGATCGTTTACAACTCTAATGCAGGGGCAGCAAACTGGCCCCAAGACTGTTGAGGACCAGCAACGGTTCCAGTTAGCACGCCGAGCCTTCCTGCGGCATTCATTTAATCGTCTAGattttgttgctgttgtctcTTTCTGGATTACTTTTGTGCTGGCTATGACTGGCACTGAGAATCGACACCACTTCTACCTCTTTCAAATGCTCAGTTGTCTCCGTATTTTGAGGTTACTGGCTCTTACTCACGGCACTGCG ATTATCTTGAGAAGTTTGAAAAAGGCAGCCCCTCTTCTTGTTCGTGTAGCGTTTCTTATCAGCTTCTTTTGGCTCCTTTTTGCCATTATCGGCATACAGAGTTTTAAATCAAGTCTGAGTCGACAGTGTGTTTGGTTGGATCCATTGGATCCGGGTAATCTCACGGCCTCTTTTACTAACAGCATGCAATTCTGTGGTGGCTACCTAGATAATGTGACTGGAGCCACACTACCCTGGGTGAAGTTCAGTGCTGCAGGATCCCTAGAAAATCTAGTCAAGGGCACTACCGAAGGAAAAGGATACCTGTGCCCCAGAGGGTCAATATGTCTGCAACAAGAGAACCCTTATAATGGGACAGTTAACTTTGACAACATTGTCCAATCTCTTGAGTTGGTATTCGTCCTAATGAGTGCCAACACATTCTCCGACCTCATGTACTATACTATGAACTCAGATTATCCTCAGGCGGCTTTGTTCTTTGGGGCTGCCATCATGATTATGATGTTGTGGTTAACCAACCTCCTAATAGCCGTCATTACCTCATCATTTCAGGTCATTCGTGAAGAAAGCAAATCGAGTGCTTTTACTGTCGAAGCGGAGCCATCCGCCCAGCCACATACAGACGAGCGTAAACGAAAAGTTTCACCTGCTCAGCAACTGTATAAAAAGACATCACTTTTTTGGTTGCTTGTGGTCGCCTTCGCTTTACTTAGTGAAGCGTGCCGTAGCGCATCCATGTCGGAGTCTCGGAGAAGATATATCGATGCAGCTGAGATCGTTGCTACTATACTACTTGACGTTGAAATCGTCATCCGAATTGTGGCCTATTGGAGCGTGTTTCATCGAAGCTGGCGGAATATTTTTGATCTGGCTTTGGCTATAATCGATTCTGTTATCCTCATACCAGCAATCCACAATTCCCGGGTGTATGCCTGGCTGACTGTCTTTCAAGTTCTCCGAGCGTACCGACTTGTCTTGGCAATACCCGTGACGCGAAAGCTCATACTTTTGGTGCTTGGCAGTGCGGCTGGTATTGGTAATCTCATGCTGTTTGTATTTTTAATGACCTTTTTGGTGGCAATCTTGGCTGCACAGCTGTTCAGAGGGCAAATACCCGTTTATGACGATGGAAACCTAAATCGCATCTCATTTAACACCGTTTTCAACTCTTTTCTCGGCATGTACCAAATACTCTCGAGCGAGAACTGGACTGCTATTCTATACTCTGTCACTTCTTATACAAAAGCACTGAAAACCGCTTGGATTGGTGCAATATTCCTGATAGGGTGGTTTATCTTAGCATTCTTTATCTTGATCAACATGTTTATTGCTGTTATTCAAGAAAATTTTGATGTGTCGGAGGATGAGAAACGTTTAGAGCAAGTGAAGGCTTTTCTGCAGAGGAAGGAACTTGGGCGTACATCCAATAACCTCACGCTGTCTACGATCTTCAGCTTTGGAAAATCTCGCCGACGGAAGGACCCATTAGACTATGGCCCGGGCATGATGGAAATGCTTCTCAAAGACACTGTGGTACAGGAGTTCTTAGACGACGAAGTGGCTGACCCTCTCCGTCTTAACCCAGATCATAGAAATCGACCACAACGGAGCACCACAAATCTGATGGGAGACGGCAAGCCGGGCTTCTTAAAGAAGATATGGGATCGGTTTAATAAGAGCGGGCCTAATCCATTTTACTCAAATCTTCGCTTCGACGGCCCCAATGGCACTTTGGATCCTCGGCAAATGGCCCGACAGGCAGTATCAGCAACGTCAGCTCGCCGGAAAGCTCAGCGAGATTATCTCGCTCAGAATCCTCGATATAATACGTCGCTATACATATTCCCCCCCAACAGCCGCCTCAGACGCCTCTGCCAAAGACTTGTAGGCCCAGCCAGGGGTCTCGAACGCTTTGACGGGGTTGAACCTAATAAGATAGCTTGGTATTCGATATCCAGCTTTATCTACGCGTCAGTGTTTGCAATGGTTGTTTTAGCTTGCGTTACAACTCCGCTCTATCAGAAGGAATATCGAGAGCAGCATCCATCCACTGTCACTCAATGGTATATCTGGACAGACCTGGCCTTTGCTGTGATATTTACGCTCGAAGCAGCCGTCAAGATAATTGCAGATGGCCTTTTATGGACGCCCAATGCATTCCTACGCAGCTCATGGGGCATAATTGACGCAGTTGTGTTAATAACTCTTTGGATTAATGTCGTAACACTGTTGATTGACGATGGCGGCATCTCAAGAGCATTGGGTGCTTTCAAGGCGCTTCGAGCACTCCGGCTACTGAACGTGAGCGACAGCGCCCGTGATACGTTCCACTCACTGATTATTGTCGGATGGTGGAAACTCTTAGGT GCTGCGTTTGTGTCTATATCTCTCTTGATCCCGTTTGCTATTTACGGACTAAACCTGTTTAATGGATTACTGGTATCTTGCAATGATTCTGGCGATAACATCTCAACTCTAACGCAGTGCTTCGGCGAATTCAACAGCACCCCTTATTCTAACGACTGGCCGATGCTGGCCCCAAGGGTGGCGTCGAATCCGTACTTTGGATTTGATGATTTTGGCTCGTCGCTTTTCACGCTGTTCCAAATTGTCAGCCAAGAAGGATGGGTAGACGTTTCTTTCGCAGCTCAGGCGATTACAGGCCTCGGCATGCAGCCGCAAAACCTAGCAAACCAGGGGAACGCAATGTTTTTTGTTGTCTTCAACCTCTTAGCCACTGTCTTTATTCTTACGCTCTTCATCTCCGTGTTCATGAGAAATTATACCGAGCAGACTGGGGTTGCGTTTCTCACAGCAGAGCAGCGATCGTGGCTTGAGCTGCGAAAGCTATTGCGTCACATCTCACCATCGAAAAGCTCATACGACGATTCAGAAAACAAATGGAAAAAATGGTGCCATAAGAGAGCCAttgaaaaaagggggaaatgGTACCAGGCGGTTACGGTTGTTCTGGTTTTGCATCTGCTCTTGTTAGTAGCGGAATTCAACAATGAGCCATCGTGGTGGACGACAACCCGAGAATACGTATTCTTGCTCTTCATTCTGATATACATCACCAACATCACGATTAGGATAGTAGGTCTGGGTTGGACGCGTTTTAGGCGGAGTTCTTGGGACCTCTACTCTCTAGTAGCTGTATCGGGTGCCTTTATTGCTACACTTGCACTACTAATTGCAGACACTGGAGCCGATACATATGTGCAGCTTCACAAAATATTTTTGGTTGCTATCGTTCTTCTGCTTATTCCGAGGAACGATGCGTTAGATCAACTGTTTaagacagctgcagcaagtcTGCCGGTCATCAGCAACCTCTTGGCCACCtggtttgtttttttccttgtctttgCTATTGCGATGACGCAAACCTTTAGCCTAACTCGCTTTGGTGACAACGAGGGAAGTTACATCAACTTTAGGACCGTTCCAATGGCTCTAATATTCTTATTTAGAATGAGCCTGGGAGAAGGGTGGAACCAAATCATGGAGGATTACGCTGGGATTGAATCTCCTCTCTGCGTTGAGACTGATGACTTCTTTGACAGCGACTGTGGCAGCAAACCATGGGCTAGATTCTTATTTATCGCCTGGAATATTGTTAGCATGTACATCTTTGTGAATTTGTTCGTTTCACTTATTTTTGAGAGCTTCAGCTATGTTTACCAGCGTTCGTCTGGGATGGCCGTTGTTGATCGGGATGAGATTCGACGATTCAAGGAGGCCTGGCGAAGCGTTGACCCCGCCGGGACTGGCTATATCACAAAAGAGGCCTTTCCACGCCTCCTTGGTGAGCTGTCCGGAGTTTTTCAAATGCGGATTTACGAAGCAGAGGATTCTGTTCGGCAAATCTTGGAGGATGTGCGGGAAGATACAAGAGTTTCTCGCCATACTTCCATCGTCTCAACAGCTGCGCTCAACGACGTTGACATTAGTCGGCTGAACGAAAGACTGTCTCAGTTGGACATCAAGAAAATTCGCAAACGGCGCCATcggtttaatatattctacGAGGAAGTTCTCGTAAGCGCAGACCCTGATAAGGGAATTGCCTTTACCGATGTTTTAATGATCCTTGCTCACTACAACATCATAAACGATAGCAAGAGCTTAAA ACTCGAGGAATTTTTGCGGCGCCGTGCACGTCTGCAACGTGTTGACGAAGGTATACGGCGGCGAATCGTGCAGGGCTTCTTTGATACGCT GTATTACTCGCGCAAGTTTAAGGAGCATATGGAGCGAAAGAGAGCCTCTCGCATGACAACAATCCCGCAGCTTAGAATCCCAGACATCCtagttgaagatgacgatggcctTATGTCTGGAGATGCCGAAGTGAAGATGCGACAACTTGGTGTTGATACTGGCGCGGATGAACAAAGAAAGCTAAGCTGGCACGGCAACACGATATCAGGCACCACTTCGCAAAGTCACCCCCTTGGCTTGCCTCGCTCGTCACTAACGGCAAACGAGGAGCCCAGGGGCTCTTCAACTTTCAGCTTCGAACTTGAAACGCCTGATATCCAGGAagctacagcagcagagcttgaACGCCCGGCAGATGGTAGCAACCTGGCTTCGGTTCAGGACATGCTAGACGGCTCGGTATGGATTGATAGCATTCGACGCAGTACGACTTTGCGCGCTACGGATAGAAGCTCTTATCGCTATGACGACTTACCCTAG
- a CDS encoding uncharacterized protein (SECRETED:SignalP(1-18)~EggNog:ENOG41), giving the protein MRCLWFIAALSLFHLGFAVDQKKSAIIWFDNPDTPAAIMNQVKDSILKAGGKITHTYTIINGFAVIAPANALASVQTLGVEHSIRVEEDETVSSL; this is encoded by the exons ATGAGGTGCCTGTGGTTTATCGCGGCTTTAAGTCTTTTCCATTTAGGGTTCGCCGTTGATCAGAAGAAGTCAGCTATCATTTGGTTTGATAACCCAGATACCCCTGCCGCTATTATGAACCAGGTCAAGGACAGTATTTTGAAAGCTGGAGGTAAAAtcacacatacatacactaTCATCAA TGGGTTTGCCGTAATCGCACCAGCAAATGCGCTCGCCTCTGTCCAAACATTAGGCGTAGAGCACTCGATTCgcgtggaagaagacgagacaGTATCATCTCTATAA